In a genomic window of Ipomoea triloba cultivar NCNSP0323 chromosome 3, ASM357664v1:
- the LOC116012167 gene encoding GDSL esterase/lipase At5g18430-like: MQTFRSSSILGYLFAGNIIMAMGAANKWWSCSWVPSSGVCIVVGVVVLLILGGAVSEAEGRAFFVFGDSLVDSGNNNYLATTARADSPPYGLDYPTHRPTGRFSNGLNIPDIISQQIGSSESPLPYLSPQFNGQRMLVGANFASAGIGILNDTGVQFVNIIRMPQQLDYFRAYQRRVSAMIGAQRTKQLVNQALVLITVGGNDFVNNYYLVPNSFRSRQYSLQDYVPFLISEYKKLLLKFYALGVRRALVTGTGPLGCVPAELAQRSRNGECAAELQRAAALYNPQLNQMLQGLNRQLGRTVFIAANTQQTHNDFVSNPRAFGFVTSKVACCGQGPYNGLGLCTALSNLCSNRDQYAFWDPFHPSEKANRLIVQQIMGGTTKYMNPMNLSTILAMDPDA; the protein is encoded by the exons ATGCAAACATTTcgatcttcttcaattcttggaTATCTATTTGCAGGCAATATAATAATGGCCATGGGTGCTGCTAATAAATGGTGGTCTTGTTCTTGGGTTCCCAGCAGTGGTGTGTGCATTGTTGTTGGGGTTGTAGTGCTACTGATCCTAGGAGGTGCGGTGAGTGAAGCAGAGGGTCGAGCATTTTTCGTGTTTGGGGACTCGCTGGTTGATAGTGGCAACAATAACTACTTGGCCACTACTGCTAGGGCGGACTCCCCTCCTTATGGACTTGATTACCCAACCCACAGACCAACCGGCCGTTTCTCTAATGGCTTAAACATCCCTGACATTATCA GTCAGCAGATTGGGTCTTCAGAATCCCCACTGCCTTACTTGAGCCCACAGTTTAATGGCCAAAGAATGCTTGTTGGTGCCAACTTTGCATCAGCAGGGATTGGGATTCTCAACGACACCGGAGTTCAATTT GTGAATATAATCAGAATGCCCCAGCAACTGGACTACTTCAGGGCATATCAGCGGCGCGTGAGTGCAATGATAGGAGCCCAGCGCACAAAGCAGCTGGTGAACCAGGCTCTTGTTCTCATCACAGTAGGAGGGAATGACTTTGTGAACAACTACTATCTTGTGCCTAACTCTTTCAGGTCTCGCCAGTATTCTCTCCAGGATTATGTGCCCTTTCTCATCTCAGAATACAAAAAACTCTTGCTG AAGTTTTATGCTCTCGGGGTTAGAAGGGCCCTCGTGACAGGAACGGGACCGCTGGGGTGTGTGCCAGCGGAGTTGGCACAGCGCAGCAGAAACGGGGAGTGTGCAGCAGAGCTGCAGAGAGCTGCAGCCCTCTATAACCCACAGCTCAATCAAATGCTGCAAGGGCTTAACAGGCAGCTAGGCAGGACTGTTTTTATTGCTGCAAATACACAGCAAACTCACAACGATTTCGTTAGCAACCCCCGGGCATTTG GGTTTGTTACATCAAAAGTGGCGTGCTGTGGACAAGGACCATACAATGGGCTCGGCCTCTGCACAGCACTGTCTAACCTGTGCTCAAACCGGGATCAGTATGCGTTCTGGGACCCCTTCCACCCCTCCGAAAAGGCTAACAGATTGATTGTCCAGCAAATCATGGGAGGCACGACGAAATACATGAATCCCATGAATCTCAGCACTATTCTAGCAATGGATCCCGACGCATAG
- the LOC116012969 gene encoding fasciclin-like arabinogalactan protein 18: MIETDRLSRVGQPHSQNIKARLRILPTRHAFCFFKMSAKKKVITIAIVFLLSSVSGLGKPSQVSSNSVLVALSAVKPEGAPEIDPRTLKRTTTVIPKGPHSPPSPPPPFPIYQAMASEPATEFDGESQVKDFVQTLLHFGGYNEMADILVNLTNLAAEMGHLVNAGYALTVLAPNDEAMAKITAEQLSDPGAPEQIIYYHIVPEYQTEESMYNAVRRFGKVKYETLRLPHTIVARESDGSVKFGDGDNSAYLLDPDIYTDGRISVQGIDGVLFPEKKKTKNQKDVKTGSRKVKVSSAKSRRGKLFEVSCRVLRTIGQDSWFYCK; the protein is encoded by the exons ATGATAGAGACAGACAGGTTGAGTCGTGTTGGACAGCCTCATAGCCAAAATATAAAAGCACGTCTGCGTATACTTCCAACTCGACATGCATTTTGCTTCTTCAAAATGTCTGCGAAGAAGAAGGTGATCACAATCGCCATTGTTTTTCTCCTTTCCTCAGTGAGCGGACTCGGGAAACCGAGTCAGGTTAGCTCCAACTCGGTCCTGGTGGCTCTCTCCGCCGTGAAACCCGAAGGCGCCCCGGAAATTGACCCGAGAACGTTGAAGAGAACAACCACGGTAATACCAAAAGGGCCTCACTCGCCTCCCTCTCCACCGCCGCCTTTCCCGATCTACCAAGCAATGGCGTCGGAGCCAGCGACGGAATTTGACGGCGAGAGCCAGGTGAAGGACTTCGTGCAAACGCTCCTCCACTTCGGCGGTTACAACGAAATGGCCGATATTCTCGTGAACCTAACAAACTTAGCCGCGGAAATGGGGCACCTCGTGAACGCAGGCTATGCACTAACGGTTTTAGCCCCCAACGATGAAGCCATGGCGAAGATTACGGCGGAGCAGCTGAGCGATCCGGGGGCGCCGGAGCAGATAATATACTACCACATCGTGCCGGAGTACCAGACGGAGGAGAGCATGTACAATGCCGTCCGGAGATTCGGAAAGGTGAAGTACGAAACGCTGCGCTTGCCGCACACCATTGTTGCTCGGGAATCGGACGGGTCAGTGAAATTCGGGGACGGTGACAACTCGGCCTACTTGTTGGACCCGGATATTTACACCGACGGCCGTATCTCAGTTCAGGGGATTGACGGAGTTCTGTtcccggagaagaagaagacgaagaatCAGAAAGACGTCAAAACAGGCAGTCGTAAGGTCAAAGTTTCCTCCGCCAAATCTAGAAGAG GGAAGTTGTTTGAAGTATCATGTCGGGTGCTACGGACCATTGGGCAAGATTCTTGGTTTTAttgcaagtaa
- the LOC116012970 gene encoding ubiquitin carboxyl-terminal hydrolase 12-like, translated as MEDPVVTSCTFPPREVGFYVTEADSDEEPEGTQQEYYVDMPDTDEELEGTHHTTEDTQPMELEGTQPTEDEPTEDPVFTSCTYEYEVDGPTSVRLTWTIENFSRLNAMGLYSGSFSLGRGYQWRLIMFPKGYKGDDHLWIYLDVADYSELPSGWIVDALFSISVFNHIQDEMTKKECYHKFNERESNWDFKFMPLIELNDPNRGFLVFDTIVVEATVTLCEMIDYDSKKETGYVRHYQAHGSQVIVRFRSLEKPSEDEFTLEFSKEDNYDKVIQSVARYLGLDDPLKIRLTSHNYFTQCPMLHPIKYRGVRHLLDMLIHHSQVSDILYYEVLDIQLPKLEDLKTLKVAFCPAKIGVTIYTITLTNQSTVMDVLDDLKTKVELSHPDAELRLLEIFCHKIRKIFPSQERIGTIDHHMTLRAEEIPEEEKNLGRHDRLIHACHFMHTTQNEALVTNFGEPFILVLHEGEILAEIKARIRKKLQVLDEEFLKWKFALVSRGYPKYLEDSDILSKCFEKSEVCSDWEQYLGMEHTDNNAPKCPNSSILNPSKLEKDKAP; from the exons ATGGAAG ATCCTGTGGTTACATCGTGTACTTTTCCTCCAAGGGAG GTAGGATTCTATGTGACCGAAGCTGATTCCGACGAAGAACCGGAAGGTACGCAGCAAGAATACTATGTAGACATGCCTGATACCGACGAAGAATTGGAAGGTACTCATCATACTACGGAAGATACTCAGCCTATGGAATTGGAAGGTACTCAGCCTACGGAAGATGAGCCTACGGAAG ATCCTGTGTTTACATCATGTACATATGAATACGAGGTGGATGGTCCAACCTCAGTACGGTTGACATGGACAATTGAGAATTTCTCGAGGTTGAATGCCATGGGGCTGTATTCAGGCAGTTTTTCTCTGGGAAGAGGATATCAATG GAGGTTAATAATGTTCCCAAAAGGCTATAAAGGAGATGATCATTTGTGGATATACCTAGATGTTGCTGATTATTCAGAATTGCCATCTGGGTGGATTGTAGATGCCTTGTTCAGTATATCTGTGTTTAACCACATCCAAGACGAGATGACAAAAAAAGaat GTTATCACAAGTTCAACGAAAGAGAGAGTAACTGGGATTTCAAATTCATGCCACTTATAGAGCTCAATGATCCTAACAGGGGTTTTCTTGTCTTTGACACGATTGTAGTTGAAGCTACTGTAACTCTTTGTGAGATGATTGATTATGACTCTAAGAAAGAGACTGGTTATGTACGTCATTACCAG GCTCATGGCTCTCAGGTTATTGTTCGCTTCCGTTCGTTAGAGAAACCCAGTGAGGATGAGTTCACTCTTGAATT CTCAAAGGAGGACAATTATGATAAAGTCATTCAAAGTGTAGCCAGGTATCTTGGTTTGGATGATCCATTGAAAATTAGGCTTACATCACATAACTACTTTACCCAATGCCCTATGCTCCATCCAATAAAGTATCGGGGAGTAAGACATCTGTTAGACATGCTCATTCACCATAGTCAG GTTTCAGATATTTTGTATTACGAAGTCCTGGATATTCAATTGCCAAAACTGGAAGACCTGAAAACTCTGAAAGTTGCTTTCTGTCCAGCAAAGATTGGA GtgactatctatactattacgTTGACAAATCAAAGTACCGTGATGGATGTTCTTGATGACCTCAAGACAAAG GTTGAGTTGTCACATCCAGATGCTGAGCTAAGATTGTTGGAGATTTTCTGTCATAAAATTCGTAAG ATTTTCCCTTCACAAGAAAGGATTGGAACCATAGATCACCACATGACATTACGTGCAGAAGAG ATTCCCGAAGAGGAGAAGAACCTTGGTCGTCATGATCGTTTGATTCATGCTTGTCATTTTATGCACACAACTCAGAATGAGGCA CTTGTTACAAATTTTGGGGAACCCTTTATCCTTGTTCTTCATGAGGGTGAGATATTGGCTGAAATTAAAGCACGCATACGGAAGAAACTACAAGTTCTTGATGAGGAGTTTTTAAAG TGGAAGTTTGCATTAGTTTCTAGGGGATATCCTAAGTACCTAGAGGACTCTGACATTTTGTCAAAATGTTTTGAG AAAAGTGAAGTTTGTAGTGATTGGGAGCAGTACCTTGGAATGGAGCATACTGACAATAATGCTCCTAAATGCCCAAATTCTTCTATCCTG AACCCAAGCAAATTGGAGAAGGACAAAGCCCCTTAG
- the LOC116012291 gene encoding myosin-9-like translates to MGTSVNIIVGSQVWFEDPDVAWLDGEVHKINGDKIEIQTSDGKKVVRKLSDVYPKDTEAPAEGVDDMTKLSYLHEPGVLQNLKFRYELNEIYTYTGNILIAINPFQKLPDLYSAQTMQHYKGAPLGELSPHVFAVADAAYRAMINEMKSNSILVSGESGAGKTETTKMLMHYLAFLGGRAATTEDRTVEQQVLKSNPVLEAFGNAKTVRNNNSSRFGKFVEIQFDKHGRISGAAIRTYLLERSRVCQVSDAERNYHCFYLLCAAPQEEIDKYKLGHPKTFHYLNQSNCYEIAGVSDAQDYLATRKAMDIVGISKEEQEAIFRVVAAILHLGNIEFAKGKEADSSVLKDANAKFHLKTATELLMCDPVALEDALRKRVMITPEEVIKRSLDPLSAAVSRDGLAKAIYSRLFDWLVDKINVSIGQDSQSKCIIGVLDIYGFESFKHNSFEQFCINFTNEKLQQHFNQHVFKSQQEDYTKEAIDWSYIEFVDNQDVLDLIEKRPGGIIALLDEACMFPKSTPDTFSNKLYLTFKKHKRFIKPKLSRTDFTISHYAGEVQYQSDQFLDKNKDYVVAEHQDLLNASKCSFVAGLFPDILEELKSPMKSPKSPKTSKFSSIGSRVKLQLQQLMDTLNATEPHYIRCIKPNNVLKPAIFENVNILQQLRCAGVLEAIKINCSGYPTRRPFSEFITRFRLLATEALVGNYDEKAACKKILDKWGLKGYQMGKTKVFLRAGQMAELDARRAEVLSSASKVIQGRMRTHTARKRFIALREAAVCMQSLCRDLLSNFLLKLKRRQLQQKFRSKCVETYGEKNITSSAPQQLRCR, encoded by the exons ATG GGAACTTCAGTAAACATAATTGTAGGATCTCAGGTCTGGTTTGAGGACCCAGATGTAGCTTGGCTTGATGGTGAAGTGCACAAAATTAATGGTGATAAAATAGAGATCCAGACAAGTGATGGCAAAAAG GTTGTTAGAAAGTTATCAGATGTTTATCCTAAAGACACAGAAGCTCCTGCTGAAGGTGTTGATGACATGACAAAGCTATCTTATTTGCATGAGCCTGGAGTTCTGCAAAACCTGAAGTTCAGATATGAGCTAAATGAAATCTAT ACTTACACTGGGAATATTCTAATTGCTATAAACCCATTCCAAAAACTGCCTGATCTCTATAGTGCACAGACGATGCAACATTACAAGGGAGCACCGCTAGGTGAACTGAGTCCTCATGTCTTTGCTGTTGCTGATGCTGCTTACAG GGCAATGATTAATGAAATGAAAAGCAATTCCATTCTGGTTAGTGGTGAAAGTGGAGCAGGTAAAACTGAGACAACAAAAATGCTTATGCATTATCTCGCCTTTTTGGGTGGCCGTGCAGCTACTACTGAAGATCGTACAGTTGAACAGCAAGTTCTTAAA TCTAATCCAGTTCTCGAAGCATTTGGCAATGCAAAGACTGTTAGGAATAATAATTCCAG CCGTTTCGGAAAATTTGTTGAGATTCAGTTTGATAAACATGGAAGAATATCAGGAGCAGCTATCAGAACCTACCTCCTTGAAAGATCCCGTGTTTGCCAAGTTTCTGATGCTGAGCGTAATTATCACTGCTTTTACCTACTTTGTGCAGCACCACAAGAG GAAATTGATAAGTATAAGTTGGGACACCCCAAAACATTTCACTACCTCAACCAATCAAATTGCTATGAAATAGCAGGCGTAAGTGACGCACAGGATTATCTAGCCACTAGAAAAGCTATGGATATTGTTGGGATTAGTAAGGAAGAGCAG GAGGCAATTTTCAGAGTTGTTGCTGCAATTCTTCATCTTGGTAATATTGAGTTTGCAAAAGGAAAAGAGGCTGATTCATCAGTTCTAAAGGATGCCAATGCCAAATTCCATCTCAAGACAGCAACAGAACTTCTTAT GTGTGACCCTGTGGCTCTGGAAGATGCACTGCGTAAACGGGTAATGATCACTCCTGAGGAAGTTATAAAACGCAGTCTTGATCCCCTTAGTGCTGCAGTGAGCAGGGATGGATTGGCCAAGGCTATATATTCTAGGTTATTTGACTG GTTGGTAGATAAGATAAATGTTTCAATTGGGCAAGATTCCCAATCAAAGTGTATCATTGGGGTCCTCGACATTTATGGTTTTGAAAGCTTCAAGCACAATAG CTTTGAACAATTTTGCATCAACTTTACAAATGAGAAGCTGCAGCAACATTTTAATCAG CATGTATTCAAGAGCCAACAAGAAGATTACACAAAAGAGGCTATTGATTGGAGCTACATTGAATTTGTGGATAACCAAGATGTTTTAGATCTTATTGAAAAG AGACCAGGTGGGATCATTGCTTTGCTTGATGAAGCTTG TATGTTTCCAAAGTCAACACCTGATACATTTTCAAATAAACTTTATCTGACTTTCAAGAAACATAAGCGCTTTATCAAGCCCAAACTGTCTCGCACAGACttcacaatttcacattatGCTGGAGAA GTGCAATACCAATCTGACCAATTTTTAGACAAAAACAAAGACTATGTGGTTGCTGAACACCAAGACCTCTTAAATGCTTCCAAGTGTTCCTTTGTGGCTGGCCTTTTCCCTGACATACTTGAAGAGCTTAAATCTCCGATGAAATCTCCTAAATCTCCAAAAACTTCCAAGTTTTCTTCAATTGGTTCACGTGTCAAG TTACAACTACAACAGTTAATGGACACACTGAATGCTACAGAACCCCACTACATCAGATGCATTAAACCTAATAATGTTCTCAAACCTGCCATATTTGAAAATGTAAACATTCTGCAACAACTGCGCTGTGCT GGTGTACTAGAGGCAATTAAAATAAACTGTTCTGGATACCCCACTCGGCGCCCTTTCTCTGAGTTCATAACCAGATTTAGGCTCCTTGCTACAGAGGCTTTGGTAGGAAA CTATGATGAGAAGGCTGCTTGCAAGAAGATTCTGGACAAGTGGGGACTAAAAGGGTACCAG ATGGGCAAGACAAAGGTATTCCTTAGAGCTGGACAAATGGCAGAGTTGGATGCACGAAGAGCAGAGGTTCTAAGCAGTGCATCAAAGGTTATACAAGGACGAATGAGAACCCATACTGCTCGTAAAAGGTTTATAGCTCTGAGGGAGGCTGCAGTTTGTATGCAATCTCTGTGCCGAG ACTTGCTGTCAAactttttgttaaaattaaaacgGAGGCAGCTGCAACAAAAATTCAGGTCAAAATGCGTCGAAACCTATGGAGAGAAAAATATAACCTCCTCCGCGCCTCAGCAGTTGCGCTGCAGATAG
- the LOC116012293 gene encoding GRF1-interacting factor 1-like, translated as MQQHLIQMQPMMAAYYPTTVTTDHIQQYLDENKSLILKIVESQNSGKLNECAENQARLQRNLMYLAAIADSQPQPPSMHSQFPSSGIMQPGGAYLQHQQAAQQISTQSLMAAARSPMLYGQQQPLSAYQQQQAALHGQLGMSSAGGSGGGGLHILQSEAHNAAGSFADFSRGLGGGSKQELGGSLSMEPRTGSAADGGETLYLKAADDGN; from the exons ATGCAGCAGCACCTGATACAGATGCAGCCCATGATGGCAGCTTACTATCCCACCACCGTCACTACTGACCATATTCAACAG TATCTGGATGAGAACAAATCACTGATTCTGAAGATTGTTGAGAGCCAGAACTCTGGGAAACTCAACGAGTGTGCTGA GAACCAAGCCAGGCTTCAACGTAACCTGATGTATCTGGCCGCCATTGCTGATTCACAGCCACAACCTCCCAGCATGCATTCTCAG TTCCCTTCTAGCGGGATCATGCAGCCCGGAGGAGCATACCTGCAGCACCAACAGGCGGCGCAGCAGATCTCCACGCAGTCTCTCATGGCCGCCGCGCGCTCGCCGATGCTGTACGGCCAACAACAGCCGCTATCGGCGTATCAACAGCAGCAGGCCGCCCTGCACGGCCAGCTCGGGATGAGCTCCGCCGGcggcagcggcggcggcggcctcCACATTCTACAAAGCGAGGCGCACAACGCCGCCGGAAGCTTCGCCGACTTCAGCCGCGGATTGGGCGGCGGGAGCAAGCAGGAACTCGGCGGCTCCCTCTCCATGGAACCCCGCACCGGCTCCGCCGCAGACGGCGGCGAGACGCTGTACTTAAAAGCCGCCGACGATGGGAACTGA
- the LOC116012166 gene encoding protein GAMETE EXPRESSED 1-like → MAHLPKQVGVSLCLMILILSSQSCFSWGWWIFGSSNNNAGREQTQCRSSSPNHYYSSEFSMEPFDSGRGLKLVEAAEEKMLAPNSCWRRAYQSMFAECSKVLSDEELKSRLAWHLTDCFQHHSGRPPLPRCDAGSAMSKCLKNLDDSAHRTYLEFFLQTDSICHQLQMHAFRHDTERLVNELKNTAENVWEKLGDIGEKEDDILQTSAKIHDSLASVDYRTQDLERASKNVEARVNEVLRHSESIHEQSLGISESQKELTEGQAKMKEKLAEGIAMVQQSYTSLDKEMNELKNEAEEIEKEIGKVGEEMFSKMRTLQGKADDIENIAGVSLDKQKELLNGQSAALEGIRILNTFLSQALEESRGTLQKLAEIGHKQQDELLRRQEQLQQAHDHLVENSKTILAAQEAFESKQASMFVALDKLFALHNAMLLESRLIKAFLVYSMSIFLLYMFTSMKQTYNVRPRLYIGLCATFAIELAIVRYGTYEIEKQSWVIGIIRSLYMVAASIQLLYAIWTYRDYEILNHQMLLTLIEKVNGIQKHKELPWEMESDSDSEVNWSLWVDTELPDDVDKLEDPDYILLEEVAENPGMNNALTRRYNLRNRHNRLM, encoded by the exons ATGGCTCATCTTCCTAAACAAGTTGGGGTTTCGTTATGTCTGATGATTCTAATTTTATCATCACAAAGTTGCTTCTCATGGGGCTGGTGGATCTTTGGTTCCAGCAACAATAATGCCGGCCGGGAACAAACCCAATGCAGATCTTCCTCGCCAAACCATTATTATTCTTCTGAATTCTCCATGGAGCCTTTCGATAGCGGGCGAGGGTTGAAATTAGTAGAAGCTGCGGAGGAGAAGATGTTGGCCCCTAATTCTTGCTGGAGAAGGGCTTATCAGAGCATGTTTGCTGAGTGTTCTAAGGTTCTTTCCGACGAGGAACTCAAATCCAGACTTGCTTGGCATCTCACTGATTGTTTCCAGCACCACTCTGGAAGGCCTCCCCTCCCTCGCTGTGATGCAGGGTCTGCCATGTCTAAGTGTTTGAAGAACTTGGATGATTCTGCCCACAGAACTTATCTCGAATTCTTCCTCCAGACTGACTCTATCTGTCATCAGTTGCA GATGCATGCATTTAGGCATGACACAGAGAGGCTGGTGAATGAGTTGAAGAACACTGCAGAGAATGTTTGGGAGAAGCTAGGGGACATTGGGGAGAAAGAGGATGATATACTGCAAACTTCAGCAAAAATTCATGACTCTTTGGCCTCGGTTGATTACCGGACTCAGGATCTGGAAAGGGCTTCAAAGAATGTCGAAGCTCGTGTGAATGAGGTGTTGAGGCATTCAGAATCGATCCATGAACAATCCCTGGGAATTTCTGAGTCCCAGAAGGAGCTAACTGAGGGGCAGGCAAAGATGAAGGAGAAATTAGCAGAGGGAATTGCAATGGTTCAACAGTCTTATACTAGTTTGGATAAAGAGATGAATGAGTTGAAGAATGAGGCTGAGGAAATAGAGAAGGAGATTGGGAAAGTTGGAGAGGAAATGTTTTCAAAGATGAGAACACTTCAAGGCAAAGCTGATGATATTGAGAACATTGCAGGGGTTTCTTTGGATAAACAGAAAGAGCTCTTGAATGGCCAGTCTGCTGCTCTTGAAGGTATTCGAATTCTTAACACGTTTCTGAGCCAAGCACTCGAAGAAAGCAG GGGAACTCTGCAAAAATTGGCTGAAATCGGGCATAAGCAGCAAGATGAGCTTCTTAGAAGGCAAGAACAGCTGCAGCAAGCACATGATCATCTTGTTGAAAATTCGAAAACAATATTAGCAGCTCAG gaagCCTTTGAATCGAAGCAAGCGAGCATGTTTGTTGCCTTGGACAAGCTCTTCGCGTTGCACAACGCCATGCTCCTTGAATCGCGACTGATCAAAGCTTTCTTGGTTTACTCGATGTCGATCTTTCTTCTCTACATGTTCACTAGCATGAAGCAGACTTACAATGTGAGGCCTAGGCTTTATATAG GTTTGTGTGCTACATTTGCCATTGAATTAGCCATAGTTCGATACGGGACATACGAGATTGAGAAGCAATCTTGGGTTATAGGCATTATCAGATCACTGTACATGGTTGCAGCATCAATTCAACTTCTGTATGCTATTTGGACATACAG GGACTATGAAATTTTGAACCATCAGATGCTGCTGACATTGATTGAGAAAGTGAATGGAATACAGAAACACAAGGAGCTGCCATGGGAAATGGAGAGCGATTCAGACAGCGAGGTTAACTGGTCTTTGTGGGTTGATACCGAATTGCCCGATGATGTTGATAAACTGGAGGACCCTGACTATATACTTCTTGAAGAAGTTGCAGAAAACCCAGGCATGAACAATGCACTAACCAGGAGATATAACCTCCGAAATCGCCATAATAGATTAATGTAG